A window of the Zootoca vivipara chromosome 14, rZooViv1.1, whole genome shotgun sequence genome harbors these coding sequences:
- the RPS2 gene encoding small ribosomal subunit protein uS5: protein MADDAGAAGGAGGAGAAAGGGAAARGGFRGGFGSGGRGRGRGRGRGRGRGRGARGKAEDKEWIPVTKLGRLVKDMKIKSLEEIYLFSLPIKESEIIDFFLGSSLKDEVLKIMPVQKQTRAGQRTRFKAFVAIGDYNGHVGLGVKCSKEVATAIRGAIILAKLSIVPVRRGYWGNKIGKPHTVPCKVTGRCGSVLVRLIPAPRGTGIVSAPVPKKLLMMAGIDDCYTSARGCTATLGNFAKATFDAISKTYSYLTPDLWKETVFTKSPYQEFTDHLAKTHATRVSVQRTQAAAVATT, encoded by the exons ATGGCGGACGACGCCGGTGCtgcgggaggggcaggaggagctggagcagctgcaggtggaggagctgctgccagggGAGGCTTCCGAGGAGGCTTTGGCAGTGGAGGCCGAGGGCGTGGGAGAGGCCGTGGCAGGGGACGTGGACGAGGGCGTGGAGCTCGGGGCAAAGCTGAAGACAAAGAA tggattcCAGTCACCAAACTTGGTCGCCTAGTAAAGGACATGAAAATCAAGTCTCTGGAGGAGATTTACCTTTTCTCCCTTCCAATCAAG GAGTCTGAAATCATTGACTTTTTCCTGGGCTCATCCCTGAAGGATGAGGTTTTGAAGATCATGCCAGTTCAGAAACAAACCCGGGCTGGTCAGCGCACCAGGTTCAAG GCCTTTGTGGCGATTGGTGACTACAATGGTCATGTTGGTCTTGGGGTCAAGTGCTCCAAGGAAGTTGCCACTGCCATCCGTGGGGCCATCATTCTTGCAAAGCTGTCCATTGTGCCCGTGAGGAGAGGCTACTGGGGAAACAAGATCGGCAAGCCGCATACTGTACCTTGCAAG GTAACAGGTCGGTGTGGCTCCGTACTTGTACGTCTCATCCCTGCGCCACGTGGTACTGGAATTGTGTCTGCCCCAGTTCCCAAGAAATTGCTGATGATGGCTGGTATTGACGACTGTTACACATCAGCGAGGGGCTGCACTGCTACCTTGGGCAACTTTG CCAAGGCCACGTTTGATGCAATCTCAAAGACTTATAGTTACCTTACCCCTGATCTGTGGAAAGAGACTGTGTTCACCAAGTCACCTTATCAG GAGTTCACTGATCATCTTGCAAAGACTCATGCCACCAGAGTGTCTGTGCAGAGGACCCAAGCAGCTGCTGTGGCAACTACCTAA
- the NDUFB10 gene encoding NADH dehydrogenase [ubiquinone] 1 beta subcomplex subunit 10: protein MPEEPDRDVYREPPTRTPKTELTNPLYLVDQIFRVVVDAPVTAWREWIERQHAKNKFYYYHRNFRRVPDYTECLEEDYLCFYEAEMQWRRDKIVDRQIVRIIQERMGACKQREGPSYEENCAAELQHFKEVAKAYEDRYGELGGLATARKCLMKQKHRMIKERKEAKTAAEAH, encoded by the exons aTGCCCGAAGAGCCGGACCGGGATGTGTACCGCGAGCCGCCTACTCGCACCCCTAAGACAGAGCTCACCAATCCGCTCTACCTGGTAGACCAGATCTTTCGAGTCGTGGTCGACGCGCCGGTCACAGCCTGGAGGG AATGGATAGAGCGCCAGCATGCAAAGAACAAGTTTTATTACTATCACCGGAACTTCCGCCGTGTGCCGGACTATACAGAGTGCTTGGAGGAAGACTACTTGTGTTTCTATGAAGCAGAGATGCAGTGGAGGAGAGATAA GATAGTTGATAGACAAATTGTGAGGATCATTCAGGAGAGAATGGGTGCTTGCAAGCAGCGGGAAGGACCCAGTTATGAGGAGAACTGTGCAGCAGAGTTGCAACACTTCAAAGAGGTGGCCAAGGCCTATGAAGACAGAT ATGGCGAACTTGGCGGCCTGGCAACTGCTCGCAAATGCTTAATGAAGCAGAAGCACCGAATGATTAAAGAAAGGAAGGAGGCCAAGACAGCAGCTGAGGCACATTAA
- the RPL3L gene encoding ribosomal protein uL3-like, which produces MSHRKFSAPRHGHLGFLPHKRSHRHRGKVKTWPKDDPSKPVHLTAFLGYKAGMTHILREHHRPGLKVSKREEVEAVSIIETPPLVVVGLVGYIETPRGLRNFKTIFAEHISDECRRRFYKNWHKSKKKAFTKYCKKWQDEAGKKQLEKDFAAMKKYCKVIRIIAHTQMKLLPLRQKKAHIMEIQLNGGTVAEKVDWAHEKLEKQVPVNSVFSQNEMIDVIGVTKGHGMKGVTSRWHAKKLPRKTHKGLRKVACIGAWHPARVGYSIARAGQKGYHHRTELNKKIYRIGRGVHIEDGKVVKNNASTNYDTTEKTITPLGGFPKYGEVNNDFVMVKGCVVGTKKRVLTLRKSLLVHTSRKALEPVELKFIDTTSKFGHGHFQTAQEKRAFMGPQKKHLVKEKVEAQEEL; this is translated from the exons ATG TCCCACCGCAAGTTTTCGGCTCCCAGGCATGGCCACCTGGGCTTCCTCCCTCACAAGAGGAGCCACCGTCACCGCGGGAAGGTGAAGACGTGGCCCAAAGATGACCCCAGCAAACCAGTTCACCTGACAGCCTTCCTGGGCTACAAAGCCGGCATGACTCACATCCTCCGGGAACACCACAGGCCGGGGCTAA AGGTCTCAAAGAGGGAGGAGGTGGAAGCTGTCTCCATCATAGAGACACCACCTTTGGTGGTCGTTGGACTGGTGGGCTATATCGAGACACCCAGGGGGCTGAGGAATTTCAAGACCATCTTTGCAGAGCATATCAGTGATGAATGTAGAAGACGTTTCTACAAGAACTG GCACAAGAGCAAAAAGAAAGCGTTTACCAAGTACTGCAAGAAATGGCAGGATGAGGCCGGGAagaagcagctggagaaggaTTTCGCAGCCATGAAGAAGTACTGCAAGGTCATCCGCATCATTGCGCACACCCAG ATGAAGCTCCTGCCACTCAGGCAGAAGAAGGCTCACATCATGGAGATCCAGCTGAATGGGGGCACCGTGGCAGAGAAGGTGGACTGGGCTCACGAGAAGCTGGAGAAGCAAGTGCCCGTCAACAGCGTCTTCTCCCAGAACGAGATGATTGACGTCATTGGTGTCACTAAGGGGCATGGAATGAAAG GTGTGACAAGTCGGTGGCATGCCAAGAAACTCCCGAGGAAAACTCACAAAGGACTGCGTAAAGTCGCATGCATTGGAGCCTGGCATCCTGCCCGGGTGGGCTACTCCATTGCCCGGGCTGGCCAGAAAGGCTACCATCACCGCACAGAACTTAACAAGAAG ATTTACCGCATTGGGCGCGGGGTTCACATAGAAGATGGCAAAGTGGTGAAGAACAACGCCTCCACCAATTATGACACAACCGAGAAAACAATTACCCCGCTG GGTGGATTCCCTAAGTACGGAGAAGTCAACAATGATTTCGTGATGGTGAAGGGTTGTGTGGTGGGCACCAAGAAGCGGGTCCTCACCCTCAGAAAG TCCCTTCTGGTCCACACAAGCAGGAAGGCCCTGGAACCCGTGGAGCTGAAATTCATTGACACGACTTCCAAGTTTGGTCATGGACACTTCCAGACGGCTCAAGAAAAGCGTGCTTTCATG GGCCCACAGAAGAAGCACCTGGTGAAGGAGAAGGTAGAAGCCCAGGAGGAATTGTGA